The region AACAGCATCAGGTCTTGCTGGCGGTCAAAGGCCTGCCAAGAGATCTCAAACCCACGATCGGAGTCTTGGCCGAACGGATGCAGCTCGCGCACCACAGCACGGTCGAATTAGTTGATCGTTTAGAGGAGCGCAAGCTGGTTGTACGGCAGCGCGACGATCATGACCGGCGCCAGGTGCTGGTTCGACTTACAGCGGCGGGCGAGAAAATTCTCGCCGAGCTTTCCCGCGATCATCTCGTTGAGCTCAGCTCCGTGGGGCCGACCTTGGTCGAAGTACTCAGTCGGTTCGTTGAAAAGTCCGGCTTTTCAGAAAGGAAGTTACGTTTGGTTAGCAAACGATAGCGTCGCCGAGTCCAGAAAAACAGGAAGGAGACCAGCCGTGGCCGATCGAAATGCTGAAACAGGTCAAGAAGCGGGTTTGTTGGATGTTAGCGTTGCCGAAGCTTGCGCGCTCTACAAATTTTATTTGCAGCGGGAGAAGGTAATCCTAGGAACCGCCGCGGTGAGCCTATTCTTTGTTGCCTGGGAACTCGTGGGCAACACCTTTCAATTGATTAATCCCATGTTCATGAGCGCTCCCTCGCTTATTTTTAGCGCGGCAGTTCAGATGTTCGCCTCGGGCGAGATCTGGAACGACTTGCGAGTGAGCGGCATTGAATTTTTTTGGGGATATCTTCTGTCGGTGCTTATTGGCGTCCCCTTTGGCATTGCCATTGGCTGGTATAGGAGGTTAGCACTCATTTTCGATCCATCTGTCAACGCTTTATACTCCACGCCGCGTGTCGCCCTGCTTCCCCTGATCATCATTTGGCTCGGCATTGGCATCATATCGAAGATCGGCATTATCTTTTTGGGCGCGGTTTTTCCGATTATGATCAATGCCCGGGACGGCGTAAAGACGACTCCCTATAACTTGCTCAATGCGGCGCGTAGTTTCGGCGCCTCACAATGGCAGATTTTCAAAAGCGTTGTCTTGCCATCTACCGTGCCGTTCATCATCAGCGGCCTCCGTTTGGGCGTGGGCCGGGCGCTGATCGGCGTGATGGTCGGCGAGCTGTACGCCGCCACCGCGGGAATCGGTTTTATGATTACCGTCGCCGGCGCCACGTTTCAGACCGACAAAGTTTTTGTCGGGGTGATGATCTTTGCCATCACCGGTATGATTTCGATGGAAATCATTGGCCGGGTCGAACACCGTTTTCAAAAATGGCGCCCAGACGTCGGTGTCCATTAGCACAGCCACCAGACATAGTGCCTGTCTGTAAGGCATTGACAGACCAACTCAAGGGCCCCCATTCGGCCCTTGTCGATCGTTGCTCAACCCAACCCGCGGCGTTGGCCACGACACCGCGCTAGTTTGTCGGCGAAACCTCAGCTTTTTCGGCGGTTCGAAGGCAACAATGGCTTCCCTACTGCGCGCTGAAGCCCGACCCGCTGATGGAGCGGCTACTCTGCGCAACATGATCGGCAAAATCACAAGGGGTCGCGTCGAAAATCACAAGGGGTCGCGTCTACGTTTAGCTCATAAGGAGGGCAAGTAGCAGAAACGGGCTTGCGGAGTCCGCAGATAGACCCCAACTAGATGAGCGATGCGCTCCGGTTGTTTTTGCGGTTATTTCTTTAGCGCACGCCGTTAATTCTCAATCCCTGCCTTCTTCTTCTGACCACGCGCAACCGTTTGCCAAAAGTCGTCGCGCGACACACCTTGGAATAAAGAAAGTGTCTACCATCGGAATTTAGCAGGTAGCGGTAGCGCTGGGAATCAAGTAGAAGAGATTCGACGAGGGTGTGGCTCTTAGGGTCAGTGGCCTGTGTATTCAGGCTCACATAGCCTGAAATGCCGCCC is a window of Deltaproteobacteria bacterium DNA encoding:
- a CDS encoding winged helix-turn-helix transcriptional regulator, with the translated sequence MANLDLTDWNYQSLAEFRYRIRFFLRFSEQAARAAGLEPQQHQVLLAVKGLPRDLKPTIGVLAERMQLAHHSTVELVDRLEERKLVVRQRDDHDRRQVLVRLTAAGEKILAELSRDHLVELSSVGPTLVEVLSRFVEKSGFSERKLRLVSKR
- a CDS encoding ABC transporter permease, whose protein sequence is MKSPAFQKGSYVWLANDSVAESRKTGRRPAVADRNAETGQEAGLLDVSVAEACALYKFYLQREKVILGTAAVSLFFVAWELVGNTFQLINPMFMSAPSLIFSAAVQMFASGEIWNDLRVSGIEFFWGYLLSVLIGVPFGIAIGWYRRLALIFDPSVNALYSTPRVALLPLIIIWLGIGIISKIGIIFLGAVFPIMINARDGVKTTPYNLLNAARSFGASQWQIFKSVVLPSTVPFIISGLRLGVGRALIGVMVGELYAATAGIGFMITVAGATFQTDKVFVGVMIFAITGMISMEIIGRVEHRFQKWRPDVGVH